A DNA window from Streptomyces parvus contains the following coding sequences:
- the cydB gene encoding cytochrome d ubiquinol oxidase subunit II, which translates to MELHDVWFVLIAVLWTGYFFLEGFDFGIGVLTKLLARDRKEKRVLINTIGPVWDGNEVWLLSAGGATFAAFPEWYATLFSGFYLPLLIILFCLIVRGVAFEYRAKRPEERWQTNWETAIFWTSLIPAVLWGVAFGNIVRGVKIDADMEYVGNFWDLLNPYAILGGLVTLTLFTFHGAVFAGLKTAGDIRVRARALALKLGPLTALLALGFLLWTQAENGDGWSMGALIVAVVSLLAAIGAVAKGREGWSFAFSGVTIAAAVAMLFLTLFPNVMPSSLNDAWNLTVTNASSSPYTLKIMTWCAGIATPVVLLYQSWTYWVFRKRIGTQHIADAH; encoded by the coding sequence ATGGAACTCCACGACGTCTGGTTCGTGCTCATCGCCGTCCTCTGGACCGGCTACTTCTTCCTGGAGGGGTTCGACTTCGGCATCGGGGTCCTCACCAAACTGCTGGCCCGCGACCGCAAGGAGAAGCGGGTCCTGATCAACACGATCGGGCCCGTCTGGGACGGCAACGAGGTCTGGCTGCTCAGCGCGGGCGGCGCGACCTTCGCCGCCTTCCCCGAGTGGTACGCCACCCTCTTCTCCGGCTTCTACCTGCCGCTGTTGATCATCCTGTTCTGCCTGATCGTGCGCGGTGTCGCCTTCGAGTACCGCGCCAAGCGGCCCGAGGAGCGGTGGCAGACCAACTGGGAGACCGCGATCTTCTGGACCTCTCTGATCCCCGCCGTGCTGTGGGGGGTGGCGTTCGGGAACATCGTCCGGGGCGTGAAGATCGACGCCGACATGGAGTACGTCGGCAACTTCTGGGATCTCCTCAACCCGTACGCGATCCTCGGCGGGCTCGTCACGCTCACCCTCTTCACCTTCCACGGAGCGGTGTTCGCCGGCCTCAAGACGGCGGGCGACATCCGGGTCCGGGCCCGCGCCCTGGCGCTGAAGCTGGGACCCCTCACCGCGCTCCTCGCGCTGGGCTTCCTGCTCTGGACCCAGGCCGAGAACGGGGACGGCTGGAGCATGGGAGCCCTGATCGTGGCGGTGGTGTCGCTGCTGGCCGCGATCGGAGCCGTCGCCAAGGGACGTGAGGGCTGGTCGTTCGCGTTCTCGGGCGTGACCATCGCCGCGGCGGTCGCGATGCTCTTCCTGACGCTGTTCCCGAACGTCATGCCGTCCTCCCTGAACGACGCCTGGAACCTCACGGTCACCAACGCCTCGTCCAGCCCGTACACGCTCAAGATCATGACCTGGTGCGCGGGCATCGCCACGCCCGTCGTGCTGCTCTACCAGAGCTGGACCTACTGGGTCTTCCGCAAGCGCATCGGCACCCAGCACATCGCCGACGCGCACTGA
- the cydD gene encoding thiol reductant ABC exporter subunit CydD has product MKPIDPRLLHHARATRLFLAAVVALGLVGALLVIAQAMLIAEIVVGGFEDGLTVTELRTPLLLLAAVALGRALVAWLTELAAHRASAAVKSELRGRLLERATRLGPDWLSGQRTGSLVALATRGIDALDDYFARYLPQLGLAVVVPVAVLARIVTEDWVSAAIIVVTLPLIPLFMILIGWATQSRMDRQWQLLSRLSGHFLDVVAGLPTLKVFGRAKAQAESIRTITSDYRRATLRTLRIAFLSSFALELLATLSVALVAVTIGMRLVHGELDLYTGLVVLILAPEAYLPIRQVGAQYHAAAEGLSAAEEIFAVLETEPRAPGTEDVPDTLRLELADVTVRHEGRADPSLDAASLTVEPGETVALVGPSGVGKSTLLNVILGFARPDEGHARVGGRDLADLDLERWRSRIAWVPQRPHLFAGTIAENVRLARPDADDEAVVTALRDAGAYDFVAALPDGVLTALGEDGAGLSAGQRQRIALARAFLADRPLLLLDEPTASLDGESEAGIVDAVRRLAAGRTVLLVVHRPALLAVADRVVALEPRTDARTEPYGEPVAGLAAPGPAVPEPLAGGELPTSRPMESLGSPAPVGTRPGRVLARVRASAGTQRGRLTLALLLGSLAVGSAVGLMAVSGWLISRASEEPPVMYLMMAVTATRAFGIGRAVFRYAERLVSHDAVLKLLASLRVAVYRGLERIAPAGLRTTRRGDLLSRLVADVDALQDYWLRWLLPASTAVVVGTAAAGFTGWLLPEAGVVLAVGLLLAGVGVPLVSGACARRTERQLAPARATLATRVADLLGGTAELTVAGALPARQEQLRAADTLLTRVASRAAAATALGGGLSALVCGLTVVAAAAVGVPAVNDGRLSGVALAVVVLTPLAAFEAVAGLPLAVQYRQRVARSAERVFEVLDAPVPVQEPGAPAEEPDSPFPLEVRGLSARYPGAGHDALASLDLTLTPGRRIAVVGPSGSGKTTLAQVLLRFLDASSGTYRLGGVEACALDPDTVRRSVGLCAQDAHVFDSTIRENLRLARPGATDADLRDALSRARLLDWVRALPEGLDTAVGEHGARLSGGQRQRLALARALLADFPVLVLDEPAEHLDLPTADALTADLLAATRGRATVLITHRLAGLEAVDEVLVLDAGRVVERGPYAELAAEDGPLRRMLERERETVGAGV; this is encoded by the coding sequence GTGAAACCGATCGATCCGCGTCTGCTCCACCACGCACGGGCCACCCGCCTCTTCCTGGCGGCCGTGGTGGCTCTCGGCCTGGTCGGCGCCCTGCTGGTGATCGCCCAGGCGATGCTCATCGCCGAGATCGTGGTGGGCGGCTTCGAGGACGGGCTCACGGTCACCGAGCTGCGGACCCCTCTTCTTCTGCTCGCGGCGGTCGCACTCGGCCGGGCCCTGGTCGCCTGGCTCACCGAGCTGGCCGCCCATCGCGCCAGCGCGGCCGTCAAATCCGAACTGCGCGGCCGGCTCCTGGAGCGGGCCACGCGGCTGGGCCCCGACTGGCTGAGCGGTCAGCGCACCGGTTCGCTGGTCGCGCTGGCGACCCGGGGGATCGACGCGCTCGACGACTACTTCGCCCGCTACCTCCCACAGCTCGGTCTCGCCGTCGTCGTGCCGGTGGCGGTGCTGGCCCGGATCGTCACGGAGGACTGGGTTTCGGCGGCGATCATCGTCGTCACCCTGCCGCTCATCCCGCTGTTCATGATCTTGATCGGCTGGGCCACCCAGTCCCGCATGGACCGTCAGTGGCAGCTGCTGTCCCGTCTCTCCGGCCACTTCCTTGACGTCGTCGCCGGGCTGCCGACCCTGAAGGTCTTCGGACGGGCCAAGGCCCAGGCCGAGTCGATCCGCACGATCACCTCCGACTACCGCCGGGCCACCCTGCGCACCCTGCGGATCGCCTTCCTCTCCTCCTTCGCGCTGGAGCTGCTGGCGACCCTGTCGGTGGCCCTCGTCGCCGTCACCATCGGCATGCGGCTCGTCCACGGCGAACTCGACCTCTACACCGGCCTGGTGGTCCTGATCCTGGCACCGGAGGCGTATCTGCCGATCCGCCAGGTGGGGGCGCAGTACCACGCGGCCGCCGAGGGGCTCTCGGCCGCCGAGGAGATCTTCGCGGTCCTGGAGACCGAACCCCGGGCCCCGGGCACCGAGGACGTCCCGGACACGTTGCGGCTGGAGCTTGCGGACGTGACCGTACGCCACGAGGGCCGCGCCGACCCGTCGCTGGATGCCGCGTCGCTCACCGTCGAGCCGGGGGAGACCGTCGCCCTGGTCGGCCCGAGCGGCGTCGGCAAGTCCACCCTGCTGAACGTGATCCTGGGCTTCGCCCGGCCCGACGAGGGGCATGCACGGGTCGGTGGCCGGGACCTCGCGGACCTGGACCTCGAACGCTGGCGGAGCCGTATCGCCTGGGTCCCCCAGCGCCCCCACCTCTTCGCGGGCACGATCGCCGAGAACGTCCGCCTCGCCCGGCCCGACGCCGACGACGAGGCGGTCGTCACGGCGTTGCGGGACGCTGGCGCGTACGACTTCGTCGCCGCCCTGCCGGACGGGGTGCTGACCGCGCTCGGCGAGGACGGCGCCGGGCTCTCGGCGGGGCAGCGCCAGCGCATCGCCCTCGCCCGGGCGTTCCTCGCCGACCGGCCGCTCCTGCTGCTGGACGAGCCGACCGCGAGCCTGGACGGCGAGAGCGAGGCGGGCATCGTCGACGCCGTACGGAGGCTGGCCGCCGGGCGGACCGTGCTGCTGGTCGTGCACCGCCCGGCGCTGCTTGCGGTCGCCGACCGTGTGGTGGCGCTGGAACCGCGCACCGACGCCCGTACGGAGCCGTACGGGGAGCCTGTCGCGGGCCTGGCGGCCCCGGGCCCCGCCGTCCCGGAGCCTCTCGCCGGCGGCGAACTGCCGACCTCCCGCCCCATGGAGTCCCTCGGCTCCCCCGCCCCGGTCGGAACCCGCCCGGGACGGGTGCTCGCCCGGGTCCGCGCGTCGGCAGGGACCCAGCGCGGACGACTGACCCTGGCCCTGCTGCTGGGCAGCCTGGCCGTCGGATCGGCCGTGGGGCTCATGGCGGTCTCCGGCTGGCTGATCTCCCGCGCCTCCGAAGAGCCGCCGGTCATGTACTTGATGATGGCGGTCACCGCGACCCGCGCCTTCGGTATCGGGCGGGCCGTCTTCCGCTACGCCGAGCGGCTCGTCTCGCACGACGCCGTGCTGAAGCTCCTCGCAAGCCTGCGCGTCGCCGTCTACCGGGGCCTCGAACGCATCGCCCCCGCCGGTCTGCGCACCACCCGGCGCGGGGATCTGCTGTCCCGCCTCGTCGCCGACGTGGACGCGCTCCAGGACTACTGGCTGCGCTGGCTGCTTCCCGCGTCCACCGCCGTCGTGGTGGGGACCGCCGCCGCCGGGTTCACCGGCTGGCTGCTCCCCGAGGCGGGCGTGGTCCTCGCGGTCGGCCTGCTGCTCGCCGGGGTCGGCGTCCCGCTCGTCAGCGGCGCCTGCGCCCGCCGTACGGAGCGCCAGCTCGCGCCCGCCCGCGCCACCCTGGCCACCCGGGTCGCCGACCTGCTCGGCGGCACCGCCGAACTGACCGTCGCGGGCGCTCTGCCCGCCCGGCAGGAGCAGCTGCGCGCGGCCGACACCCTCCTGACCCGGGTCGCCTCCCGCGCGGCCGCCGCGACGGCGCTGGGCGGCGGTCTCTCCGCCCTGGTCTGCGGGCTCACCGTGGTGGCCGCCGCTGCCGTCGGCGTCCCCGCCGTCAACGACGGACGGCTGTCCGGGGTCGCGCTCGCGGTGGTGGTGCTGACCCCGCTCGCCGCCTTCGAGGCCGTCGCCGGGCTGCCGCTCGCCGTGCAGTACCGCCAGCGCGTCGCCCGGAGCGCGGAGCGGGTGTTCGAGGTGCTGGACGCCCCCGTACCCGTGCAGGAGCCCGGGGCCCCGGCCGAGGAACCCGACTCGCCCTTCCCGCTGGAGGTACGGGGGCTGAGCGCCCGCTACCCGGGTGCCGGGCACGACGCGCTGGCCTCGCTCGACCTGACGCTGACGCCCGGACGGCGCATCGCGGTCGTCGGACCATCCGGCTCGGGCAAGACGACGCTCGCCCAGGTGCTCCTGCGCTTCCTGGACGCCTCGTCGGGGACGTACCGGCTCGGCGGCGTCGAGGCGTGCGCCCTGGACCCGGACACGGTCCGGCGCTCGGTCGGGCTGTGCGCCCAGGACGCCCACGTCTTCGACAGCACGATCCGCGAGAACCTGCGGCTGGCCCGGCCCGGGGCGACCGACGCCGACCTGCGCGACGCGCTCTCCCGCGCCCGGCTCCTGGACTGGGTGCGGGCCCTGCCGGAGGGCCTCGACACGGCCGTCGGCGAGCACGGCGCCCGGCTCTCCGGCGGCCAGCGCCAACGTCTCGCCCTGGCCCGCGCACTGCTCGCGGACTTCCCCGTACTCGTCCTGGACGAGCCCGCCGAACACCTCGACCTGCCGACCGCCGACGCCCTCACCGCCGACCTGCTGGCCGCGACCCGGGGGCGCGCGACGGTCCTGATCACCCACCGGCTGGCCGGCCTGGAGGCGGTCGACGAGGTGCTGGTGCTGGACGCCGGCCGGGTCGTGGAGCGCGGGCCGTACGCCGAACTCGCCGCCGAGGACGGGCCGCTGCGCCGCATGCTGGAGCGCGAACGGGAGACGGTCGGGGCGGGTGTGTAG
- a CDS encoding GAF domain-containing protein, which yields MAEPDPKDSLDAATRATRSLQGLSTELTARVPQLLEAMRSVGAGLELHSTLDRICETAAELAHARYAAIGVVDEGGEGLSDFVTYGVPQDVAEEIGRRPDGRRGLLGALIHDTAPVRLADLSTDPRSAGFPPGHPRMRSFLGVPIRVQGEIFGNLYLTEKHGGAEFSDYDLHMVRVLATEAGIAIGNARLYEAARQREHWIDGSVAVTTALLSGGDADEALSVVAEQARRLADAAAGIVLLPAEGGGLEIVAVSSDDPSSSLGVIIPGRSAVVAKLLAGEAVFIDDSASDGRMVTRLADRFGPSMLLPLQSGGRVLGALATPRSRGARPFTAAERTLAAQFASQAALALMMAEAQRDRERLAVYEDRDRIARDLHDLVIQRLFATGMMLESAQRRSVVPEVRTGVGRAVDELDVTIQEIRTAIFALQQEPAEAPSGLRTRVLREINMAAVPLGFKPSHRFLGPVDSLVGELTGKNLVAALREALSNAFRHAEASLIDVVVDATVTLPDGRAAVRLSVADDGVGIPQGGRRSGLRNLARRAESLGGSSRIEPGIGEGGGGTTVVWEAPL from the coding sequence ATGGCAGAGCCCGACCCGAAGGACTCCCTCGACGCCGCCACCCGGGCCACCCGCAGCCTCCAGGGGCTGTCCACCGAACTGACCGCGCGGGTGCCGCAGCTCCTGGAGGCGATGCGGTCCGTCGGCGCGGGGTTGGAACTGCACTCCACTCTGGACCGGATCTGCGAGACGGCCGCCGAGCTGGCCCACGCCCGGTACGCGGCCATCGGCGTCGTCGACGAGGGGGGCGAGGGTCTTTCGGACTTCGTCACCTACGGCGTCCCTCAGGACGTGGCCGAGGAGATCGGGCGACGGCCCGACGGCCGGCGGGGTCTGCTCGGCGCGCTGATCCACGACACCGCCCCGGTCCGGCTGGCCGACCTGTCCACCGACCCGCGGTCCGCCGGGTTTCCCCCGGGGCACCCCCGGATGCGGTCCTTTCTCGGGGTGCCCATCCGAGTCCAGGGGGAGATCTTCGGCAACCTCTACCTCACCGAGAAGCACGGCGGCGCGGAGTTCAGCGACTACGACCTCCACATGGTCCGGGTGCTCGCCACGGAGGCCGGGATCGCCATCGGCAACGCCCGGCTGTACGAGGCGGCGCGGCAACGGGAGCACTGGATCGACGGTTCGGTGGCGGTCACGACGGCGCTCCTGTCGGGCGGGGACGCCGATGAGGCCCTGTCCGTGGTCGCCGAACAGGCCCGCCGGCTTGCCGACGCCGCCGCCGGGATCGTGCTGCTGCCCGCTGAGGGGGGCGGTCTGGAGATCGTCGCCGTATCGTCCGACGACCCCTCGTCCTCGCTCGGGGTGATCATCCCCGGCCGGAGCGCGGTGGTGGCGAAACTCCTCGCGGGTGAGGCGGTGTTCATCGACGACTCGGCCTCCGACGGCCGGATGGTGACGCGACTGGCCGACCGGTTCGGCCCCAGCATGCTGCTGCCGCTCCAGAGCGGCGGCCGGGTGCTCGGCGCGCTGGCCACTCCCCGCTCCCGGGGCGCGCGCCCGTTCACGGCGGCCGAGCGGACGCTCGCCGCGCAGTTCGCCTCCCAGGCGGCGCTGGCGCTGATGATGGCCGAGGCGCAGCGGGACCGGGAGCGGCTCGCGGTGTACGAGGACCGCGACCGGATCGCCCGCGACCTCCACGACCTGGTCATCCAGCGGCTGTTCGCCACCGGGATGATGCTGGAGAGCGCCCAGCGCAGATCGGTGGTGCCGGAGGTGCGGACCGGTGTCGGCCGGGCGGTCGACGAGCTGGACGTGACGATCCAGGAGATCCGTACGGCGATCTTCGCGCTCCAGCAGGAGCCGGCCGAAGCCCCCTCGGGGCTGCGTACCCGCGTCCTGCGGGAGATCAACATGGCGGCCGTCCCGCTCGGTTTCAAGCCGTCGCACCGCTTTCTGGGCCCCGTGGACTCGCTCGTCGGGGAGCTGACCGGCAAGAACCTGGTCGCCGCGTTGCGCGAGGCCCTCTCCAACGCCTTCCGGCACGCGGAGGCGTCGCTGATCGATGTGGTCGTGGACGCGACGGTGACGCTGCCGGACGGGCGGGCCGCGGTACGGCTCTCGGTCGCCGACGACGGGGTCGGCATCCCGCAGGGCGGCCGCCGCAGCGGTCTGCGCAACCTGGCCCGCCGGGCCGAGTCCCTGGGCGGGTCGAGCCGGATCGAGCCGGGCATCGGGGAGGGCGGCGGCGGTACGACGGTGGTGTGGGAGGCGCCGCTGTGA
- a CDS encoding HAD family hydrolase encodes MTSVTDTPIPAVTRLIATDLDGTLLRDDKTLSARTVAALTAAEEAGIEVFFVTGRPARWMDVVRNHVQSHGTAICANGAVVTDLRTDGDLLAVRALERDAALHVVRTLREAAPGASFAVEMTTGINYEPSYPPFHLDPGATVAVAEKLLHEDTPGAGAPVLKLLAHHTELAPDAFLALARATAGDRASITRSSPTALLEVSGLGVSKATTLAACCAERGISPDEVVAFGDMPNDIEMLSWAGASFAMGNAHPDVLAAATGRTAANEQDGVALVIERILAARAEGRTEAR; translated from the coding sequence GTGACCTCAGTGACCGATACGCCTATTCCCGCCGTGACCCGGCTGATCGCCACCGACCTCGACGGCACCCTGCTGCGCGACGACAAGACGCTGTCCGCGCGCACCGTCGCGGCCCTCACGGCAGCCGAGGAGGCCGGGATCGAGGTCTTCTTCGTCACCGGCAGGCCGGCCCGCTGGATGGACGTCGTACGGAACCACGTCCAGAGCCACGGCACGGCGATCTGCGCCAACGGCGCCGTGGTCACCGATCTGCGGACGGACGGCGACCTCCTGGCCGTACGGGCGCTGGAGCGGGACGCCGCCCTCCACGTCGTGCGCACCCTGCGCGAGGCGGCCCCCGGCGCCTCCTTCGCCGTCGAGATGACCACCGGCATCAACTACGAACCGTCCTACCCGCCGTTCCACCTGGACCCGGGAGCCACGGTGGCCGTCGCCGAGAAGCTGCTGCACGAGGACACCCCGGGCGCCGGCGCGCCCGTGCTCAAGCTGCTGGCCCACCACACCGAGCTGGCGCCCGACGCGTTCCTCGCCCTGGCCCGTGCGACGGCCGGCGACCGGGCGTCCATCACCCGCTCCAGCCCGACCGCGCTGCTGGAGGTCAGCGGGCTCGGCGTCTCCAAGGCCACGACCCTGGCCGCCTGTTGTGCCGAGCGCGGCATCTCTCCCGACGAGGTGGTCGCCTTCGGCGACATGCCCAACGACATCGAGATGCTCAGCTGGGCCGGTGCCTCCTTCGCCATGGGCAATGCCCACCCGGACGTGCTGGCCGCCGCCACGGGCCGGACCGCGGCCAACGAGCAGGACGGGGTGGCCCTCGTCATCGAGCGGATCCTCGCCGCCCGCGCGGAGGGCCGCACCGAGGCCCGCTGA
- a CDS encoding LLM class flavin-dependent oxidoreductase translates to MNPRLSTVILPVHRWNEGGRDRWRRAEELGFHTAYTYDHLSWRTFRDGPWFGALPTLTAAATATERLRLGTLVTSPNFRHPVTLAKELISLDDISGGRITLGIGAGGSGFDATALGQDAWTPRERADRFAEFVTLLDRLLTEDAVTERGTYYTADEARNIPGCVQRPRLPFAVAATGPRGLKLAARHGQAWVTTGDPKLYENGTPEESRAALRAQSEKFSAACAEIGRDASEPDRILLTGFTPDRTSPLESVDAFVDFAGRHAELGFTEIVLHAPVPDSVFDVDPKVFERIATEAPAQLA, encoded by the coding sequence ATGAACCCCCGTCTGAGCACCGTGATTCTTCCCGTCCACCGCTGGAACGAGGGCGGTCGCGACCGCTGGCGGCGCGCGGAGGAGCTGGGCTTCCACACGGCTTACACCTACGACCACCTGTCCTGGCGGACCTTCCGGGACGGCCCGTGGTTCGGGGCCCTGCCCACGCTCACCGCCGCGGCGACGGCCACCGAGCGCCTGCGGCTGGGCACCCTCGTGACCTCGCCGAACTTCCGCCACCCCGTCACGCTGGCCAAGGAGCTGATCTCCCTGGACGACATCTCGGGCGGCCGGATCACGCTCGGCATCGGAGCCGGAGGCAGCGGATTCGACGCCACCGCGCTGGGCCAGGATGCCTGGACCCCGCGCGAACGTGCCGACCGGTTCGCCGAGTTCGTAACCCTCCTGGACCGCCTGCTCACCGAGGACGCGGTGACCGAGCGCGGGACCTACTACACCGCGGACGAGGCCCGGAACATCCCCGGCTGTGTCCAGCGGCCCCGGCTGCCCTTCGCGGTCGCCGCCACCGGGCCGCGCGGGCTGAAGCTCGCCGCCCGCCACGGGCAGGCGTGGGTCACCACCGGCGACCCGAAGCTGTACGAGAACGGCACCCCGGAGGAGTCGCGGGCCGCGCTGCGGGCGCAGAGCGAGAAGTTCTCGGCGGCCTGCGCGGAGATCGGCCGGGACGCCTCGGAGCCGGACCGGATCCTGCTGACCGGCTTCACCCCGGACCGCACCTCCCCGCTGGAGTCCGTGGACGCGTTCGTCGACTTCGCGGGACGCCACGCGGAGCTGGGCTTCACCGAGATCGTTCTCCACGCCCCGGTCCCGGACTCGGTCTTCGACGTCGACCCGAAGGTCTTCGAGCGCATCGCCACCGAGGCACCGGCGCAGCTGGCGTAG
- a CDS encoding RNA 2'-phosphotransferase, translated as MDERRTVKVSKYLSKHLRHQPERIGITLDENGWVGVGTLLSAAASHGFTISRAELDHVVAVNDKRRFTVDGDRIRAHQGHTVSVDLDLPPAEPPAYLYHGTVARVMDAIRAEGLRPMTRHHVHLSPDRETATRVGARRGRPLVLTVDAGAMHRAGHVFRVSANGVWLADAVPPNFLLLRG; from the coding sequence ATGGACGAACGTCGCACCGTCAAGGTGTCCAAGTACCTCTCGAAACATCTGCGGCACCAGCCGGAGCGCATCGGCATCACGCTCGACGAGAACGGCTGGGTCGGCGTCGGGACGCTGCTGAGCGCGGCGGCCTCCCACGGCTTCACCATCAGCCGCGCCGAGCTCGACCACGTGGTCGCCGTCAACGACAAGCGCCGCTTCACGGTCGACGGCGACCGCATCCGCGCCCATCAGGGCCACACCGTCTCCGTGGACCTGGACCTGCCGCCGGCCGAACCGCCCGCGTACCTCTACCACGGCACGGTCGCCCGGGTGATGGACGCGATCCGGGCCGAGGGCCTGCGCCCCATGACCCGCCACCACGTGCACCTGTCGCCCGACCGGGAGACGGCCACCCGGGTCGGCGCCCGCCGCGGCCGCCCCCTCGTCCTCACCGTGGACGCGGGCGCGATGCACCGTGCCGGGCACGTCTTCCGGGTCAGCGCCAACGGTGTCTGGCTCGCCGACGCCGTACCGCCGAATTTCCTGCTCCTGCGCGGCTGA
- a CDS encoding MerR family transcriptional regulator, which yields MTGARTEAGAGAPEYRIEDLAHASGATVRTIRAYQDRGLLPTPERRGRANVYRKAHLARLRQIADLLDRGYTLASIKELLEAWDAGRGLGGVLGLVAEVQGPWTDEEADRITRTELDAKFGGAQDDEAIAEAVALGVLERIPDKADEFLVPSPQELSVAVELHAAGVPLTAISGHLRELRGQVEHIASRFLEFTTEHVFARYLGHRPPTDADAAEATSMVRRLRPLAQQTVDAELARAMRLFATRHLQHHLSAQESPIEGGETRPVLLPRRTTQAVQKLVGADQVAAFIAAAAEREVQARTLDALASSHATANKVGEKG from the coding sequence GTGACCGGGGCCCGGACGGAAGCGGGGGCCGGAGCCCCCGAGTACCGGATCGAGGACCTCGCGCACGCCAGCGGGGCCACGGTACGCACGATCCGTGCCTATCAGGACCGGGGGCTGCTCCCGACGCCCGAGCGGCGTGGCCGGGCCAATGTGTACCGCAAGGCCCATCTGGCCCGGCTGCGGCAGATCGCGGACCTGCTCGACCGGGGCTACACCCTGGCCAGCATCAAGGAGTTGCTGGAGGCGTGGGACGCCGGGCGAGGGCTCGGCGGGGTGCTCGGGCTCGTCGCGGAGGTGCAGGGGCCGTGGACGGACGAGGAGGCGGACCGGATCACCCGAACGGAGCTGGACGCGAAGTTCGGCGGCGCGCAGGACGACGAGGCGATCGCGGAGGCCGTGGCGCTCGGCGTGCTGGAGCGGATCCCGGACAAGGCCGACGAGTTCCTCGTACCGAGTCCGCAAGAACTTTCGGTCGCGGTCGAGTTGCACGCCGCCGGGGTGCCGCTCACGGCAATCTCCGGCCATCTGCGGGAACTTCGCGGCCAGGTCGAGCACATAGCCTCCCGTTTCCTGGAGTTCACCACCGAGCACGTCTTCGCCCGCTATCTGGGCCACCGGCCGCCCACCGACGCCGACGCGGCAGAGGCGACGTCGATGGTGCGCCGCCTGCGGCCACTCGCGCAGCAGACGGTGGACGCCGAACTAGCCCGTGCTATGCGATTGTTCGCCACGCGGCACCTGCAACACCACCTGAGCGCCCAAGAAAGCCCCATCGAAGGGGGCGAGACCCGCCCGGTGCTCCTGCCGCGCCGGACAACGCAGGCTGTGCAGAAACTTGTTGGCGCCGATCAGGTGGCAGCGTTCATCGCGGCAGCGGCCGAACGCGAGGTTCAGGCACGCACCTTGGACGCACTTGCCTCATCTCACGCAACAGCCAACAAAGTTGGTGAAAAAGGCTGA